A single window of Aspergillus oryzae RIB40 DNA, chromosome 8 DNA harbors:
- a CDS encoding amine oxidase (copper amine oxidase): MTLSMHPFDPLTPREISKAATITRSALPGESPIFRVITLKEPPKQDTIHFLDREHSGQPLDVRPTRVARVQVITRSESKNKLTELLIDLDHAAVVKQEHLAGKHSYIDSEYMKSVEQACLADARIQEEIKKLKLPTGATVIVEPWAYATDGMNDMSERLSMCWFYMRLLDNPDANYYAYPLDLCAEVSEQLQVTKIYQLPSSSEERIHNHPQPYDQRKVHSTEASEYHPSLRPPPRNTTKPYQVVQPEGPSFNVEGNVVTWEKWRMHVGFNYREGLTLHDIRYDGRSLFYRLSLAEMFVPYGDPRAPYPRKAAFDLGNDGAGINANNLRLGCDCLGLIKYFDGWHNTNSGEPLKLPNVICCHEQDDGILWKHTNFRTQNAVVTRARVLVLQTIITVSNYEYIFAFYFGQDASIHYEVRATGILSTCPINIGHKVPYGTIVAPGVLAPYHQHLFCLRIDPALDGHSNSLQIEESIPIPLSDPTNPNPFGVGYTTTSRIIEHEAGLDLDFTKNRTFKIINEHSTNPITGTPIAFKLLPYYSQMLLADPSSYHAKRSEFASHAVWVTRYHDDELFPAGRHTMQSAGGEGIASVIESRRRQSSPHSSVRNQDIVVWHTFGSTHNPRIEDWPVMPVDKMVVGLKPVNFFTGNPALDVAVSTQERNKSVLFEGVGKASSGGGAACCKL; this comes from the exons ATGACTCTGTCAATGCATCCATTCGATCCTCTGACACCCAGAGAGATCTCCAAG GCTGCAACTATTACACGCTCTGCGCTACCTGGAGAGAGCCCCATCTTTCGGGTGATAACGCTGAAGGAGCCCCCCAAGCAGGACACGATTCACTTTCTAGACAGGGAGCACTCTGGGCAGCCGCTAGATGTACGCCCTACTCGGGTAGCTCGCGTACAAGTTATTACCCGCAGCGAATCTAAGAACAAACTCACTGAGCTGCTGATCGATCTTGACCATGCGGCAGTTGTCAAACAAGAACATCTCGCAGGGAAGCATTCTTATATTGACTCTGAGTACATGAAGTCAGTTGAGCAAGCCTGCTTGGCCGATGCAAGGATCCAAGAGGAGATTAAGAAGCTCAAGCTGCCCACAGGAGCAACAGTGATTGTCGAACCGTGGGCGTACGCTACCGATGGTATGAACGACATGTCCGAGCGTTTATCGATG TGTTGGTTCTATATGCGCTTGCTCGACAATCCCGATGCCAACTACTATGCCTACCCGCTGGATTTATGCGCAGAAGTCTCCGAACAGCTTCAAGTGACCAAGATATATCAGCTTCCATCATCGTCAGAGGAGCGTATCCACAACCACCCACAGCCATATGACCAGCGCAAGGTTCATTCCACCGAGGCAAGCGAATACCACCCAAGCCTACGACCACCGCCGCGGAACACCACAAAACCATACCAGGTGGTCCAGCCCGAAGGCCCCTCATTCAACGTCGAGGGCAATGTTGTGACCTGGGAGAAATGGCGCATGCATGTAGGGTTCAACTACCGTGAAGGCTTGACCCTGCATGATATCCGCTACGACGGCCGTAGTCTCTTCTACCGTCTATCCCTAGCTGAAATGTTCGTGCCCTACGGAGACCCCCGCGCCCCATATCCTCGCAAGGCGGCCTTCGATCTAGGAAATGACGGTGCCGGCATCAACGCCAATAACCTACGTCTAGGCTGTGACTGCCTAGGTTTAATTAAATACTTCGACGGCTGGCACAACACCAACTCAGGAGAACCACTGAAACTCCCCAACGTCATCTGCTGCCACGAACAAGACGACGGGATCCTCTGGAAACACACCAACTTCCGCACACAAAATGCAGTAGTCACCCGCGCCCGCGTTCTAGTCCTCCAAACAATCATCACAGTCAGCAACTACGAATAcatcttcgccttctacTTCGGCCAAGACGCCTCAATCCACTACGAAGTCCGCGCGACAGGTATCCTCTCCACCTGCCCCATCAACATCGGCCACAAAGTCCCCTACGGCACCATCGTCGCTCCAGGCGTCCTAGCCCCATATCACCAACATCTCTTCTGCCTCCGCATCGACCCAGCCCTAGACGGTCACTCCAATTCCCTCCAAATCGAAGAATCAATCCCCATCCCCCTAAGCGATCCCACAAACCCCAATCCCTTCGGAGTAGGCTACACAACAACCAGCAGGATAATCGAACACGAAGCAGGCCTCGACCTCGACTTCACAAAAAACCGCACCTTCAAAATCATCAACGAACACTCCACAAACCCAATCACAGGCACCCCAATCGCCTTCAAACTCCTCCCCTACTACTCCCAAATGCTTCTCGCGGACCCGTCCTCCTACCACGCGAAACGATCTGAATTCGCCTCCCACGCCGTCTGGGTTACCCGCTACCACGACGATGAACTCTTCCCTGCCGGCAGACATACCATGCAATCTGCCGGTGGCGAGGGGATCGCCTCCGTCATTGAATCCCGCCGCAGGCAGTCTAGTCCGCATTCAAGTGTCCGGAATCAGGATATTGTGGTCTGGCATACTTTCGGGTCTACGCATAATCCCCGTATCGAGGATTGGCCTGTCATGCCTGTGGATAAGATGGTGGTTGGGTTGAAGCCTGTGAACTTCTTTACGGGGAATCCGGCGTTGGATGTGGCTGTTTCGACGCAGGAGAGGAATAAGAGTGTTTTGTTTGAGGGGGTTGGGAAGGCTTCGTCGGGCGGAGGTGCTGCGTGTTGTAAATTGTAG
- a CDS encoding uncharacterized protein (predicted protein) produces the protein MICIALPRLPGSRGESSSMTENLIFIFELLKGVTKIFTITRSWLENNLFASKNGFYEKSVTPLDAGTEAALTRLADLNDTLLSSVEPGQHSIIKDAISHLRRCFARYAHEQDAASVLSWLAGVDKEFVHVVCRRQPLALLVLMHWGVLLAELDGKTWWARKSGSALVSEILIALQGGDARWEEAVLWPKQKLGL, from the coding sequence atGATCTGCATCGCTCTTCCCCGTTTACCAGGCTCCAGAGGCGAAAGCTCTAGCATGACCGAGAACCTCATATTCATATTTGAGTTACTAAAAGGCGTGACCAAGATTTTCACCATCACGCGGTCCTGGCTGGAAAATAACCTATTTGCTTCCAAGAACGGCTTCTATGAGAAATCTGTTACCCCACTAGATGCTGGAACTGAGGCTGCTTTGACCCGTCTAGCCGATCTAAATGATACACTCCTGTCTAGCGTTGAACCAGGCCAACACAGTATCATCAAAGATGCCAtctctcatcttcgtcgctgCTTTGCTCGCTATGCTCATGAACAGGATGCAGCGTCAGTTCTGTCCTGGCTTGCGGGCGTCGATAAGGAGTTTGTTCATGTTGTTTGTCGTCGCCAGCCgcttgctttgcttgtcCTCATGCATTGGGGTGTTCTACTAGCTGAGCTTGATGGGAAAACATGGTGGGCTAGGAAGTCTGGCTCGGCCCTCGTCTCTGAGATATTGATTGCTCTGCAGGGGGGTGATGCCCGGTGGGAAGAGGCGGTGTTATGGCCGAAACAGAAACTGGGTCTTTAA